One Megalobrama amblycephala isolate DHTTF-2021 linkage group LG15, ASM1881202v1, whole genome shotgun sequence genomic window, TCAGATTCAAATTAGGCATAAAACTTACTTCCATTGTAATACCATTTGCAACAATTAACAATATGTGAGGTAACCGGTCAGAAGGGTCATGCATGTGTTGACCTTGTAAAGTCCGACCTATGacctttaaacaataaataagagCATCTGAACAGTTTTAAATGGCATAAAGCTCATTGTCACCGAGACTAGAGATGTTTACTTGTTAGACAGCACCATAAAACCCTCTTGACCTCAAGCTAATGAATACTTAGCGTCATTGTCATATTAATTAGTGATATTCTAGAGTACACTGAGTGTtaggggtcggtaagattttttaaagaagtgtttttttgctcaccaaggctgcatttatttgatcaaaaatactgtaaaacagtgatatattattataatttaaaataactattttctatgtgaatatattttaaaatgtaatttattcctgtgattaaaTCTGAGTTTTcagaatcattactccagtccaagtaacttgcattatgtaatcagattactttttcatgtAACTCATTACGATATAAATGATCACTTTAATATTTGttactttttataataaaaacacttGTACATTGGTAATATAACCTGTAATGTTAGATATCTTTCACTCTACGGGTCAGGAAATATTCGAAATGGTCAGAATATAACATTCTacatgtgtttttaaaagaaaatgaggTTTATGTTATATAGGCTATGTTATTGAATACATTactgccttaaaaaaaaaaaatctgcaaagaTGAGTACCATAACGGATTACTTTCCACAAAAAGTAACTAAATAacataattagttactttttcagGGAGTAACCtgatgtaatgcattacttttaaaagtaaccttcCCTAACACTGTTGAACagctactcaagaaacatttcatattgtTATCAGTAGTTGTGTTTACATGGACCCTAATAATCCGTTGGACAGTCGGAATAAAAAAGTCACAtgtttttttgctcaccagtcACTGCGGCTAGtggttactagccactcagcattttcactggccacaattttgacatcgataccatGAGGAAAAACTGCcttatagatatttttaatattatctcataatttggcagcaggattattaggctgctgtcactttaagacctgatgcacggatccaatatactgttacacatgcgttttctttctcaactgtttacattcacttacaACATAACTGACTgcgtttacatgaatactcgccaagactggcattttgacattattttgtgtgtatttgactgtttaagtgcaataagcagcgaaaaagaactcagtttagtactgagaggcggctttatgtgtgcgcactttgggtgtgagaacaaaatctgtgggaatgagtaaaattctGTGCAATCCCATGTtcaaattcaagccctgtaacaccaacactattcatccggagcaaatgaaatgagttaGTGAGGGGAGGAGGGTTTGTGCGTCGactcgctgtcggagagatgagagagcgaCAGCTGTGTATCTATTCtgcggaaaatgagtattggaaagGTTTCATATAATTCAGTATTGATATCTATcgaaaaatttatatttttgacaacactacattgcacttagtttattatttcagatgcctttttaaaagacaacaatgtatatattatatataaaattcaatatttttgttgttttgttgtcattgttaatgtcaagccctgaccATGTCAGTCAGAGTGAATTGGTGAAATCCAACTGAAATTTCCTTCGGATTATAAGGGGTGGTTTAATCCTTTTCTAAAGCATTCAATAGAAGCTTGTGACATATAAACGCGCACATCAATTCAATCACTATATTTTACATTCACGTACACCCGgcgtgttttttgctagtttcagctcattttcacgtcctgcgccgcgctgtttaaatagcaaatgcatttgcgcccattTATGCAcacatgggcgtgctggtctgaaaaagaggtgtgttcggatgcattgttggcgtattgctattttgagggaactgaaatagactgcgtcattgaccaactgaaacctggtctaaagtcaatgatgcaatatttttttgttatttaaagagtgtgttagtaatatgcacctatatGCAGGTGCACAACGTTTtcagtttttccgcttgcaaGTTCCGCCATGTATatagcgaatccgccatggcgcgagcgcaattggcttttaaagggaatgtgaGATGACACTCTGACTGGTTTATTACggccaaaacacacccattactcattaagagactagggacaacccttttagaccatacACCGGGTGCACAGACCATTTTTCccgtcgttaaactagcaaaagtggattcggacccgccctaagtgcacctgcgatttagaccatgcacttagatcgttaaaatagggcccagtGTTCGGATTCACAgtgtccatgtaaacgtagctAGTGTTgagctgcttcatatttttgtgaaactgtcaaaaggacagcatttaattaaaaacagaacttttgcaacattataagtGTATTTAGTGTCACTTATGatccatttaatgcatccttcactgaataaaagtattgattcctttcaaaataaaaaaatcttactgaccccaaacttttgaacactagTGTACATTCAGTTGCAGCACGATATTAACCAGACAAGTTTAGGAAATCAGTGAACTAATGCTAAAACTGGGAAAGGAGACAGAGGTATATAGGCAGGGGTTTGTTCTGGAATCATTTGGCAGTAGAAAACAGACTCGATTGTTTGTCAGCCTGAGCCAAAAATCACTCTTCACTCCACACATAGGCAAGCTTATCTCGCTCTAGCCGACATCATGTCACGACAGCACGTATTGTGAGCGAGAACATTGTGTTTTCGACTCCCACAATGGGCTGCAAATCGCAATAAAAGCAAACAGTGTCAAGTAAACGAGAACTACAACCTGGGTTTTTGTTTGGTTGATTTGGTAGTGCACACATGAACTTAAAGCTCACGATTCCAACACTGATACATTGCAGGTCCGGCTCAAACGGTGTAAATTGGCATATTAACTCTTCCAGATgccaaaaaacacaaacagaagGATCGGGGAGGTGTGCAAATAAGCCATCgtatacaaaacaaaaatcataatATCATCTGCATATGTACAGTACACGGTAATCAACAATGATCACACAAACGATCAGACACTGATAAAACTATCCATACAAATATATAGTGAGATATACTATAAGTGTGTTTACATCTAGATAATCAGGATTATCAATAAATATGACTTCGATCCAGTCTGGAACGTGTGTGCTTTTCGGCTTCTCGACAAAACTGGAATGACTATTTAAATTACGCTTGCAGGTCCAGGCAGAACAGCCAGATGCGTTAATATTCATAATCATTAGCCCCGCCCGTCATAGATTCTTCGCCGGGCAGGGCTTACAATCAATATGCACGTTACTTTGGCTTTTTGGGAATTTTAACCTGGCATGTTATTCTTTCTAAATTCTGATCTGATAGTCTAATATTGAACTTTTTGTAGTGGGATATCTATAACTAGCTAAAGTTGGTTTGCTGTGGGTGGGACACAATATGAAACACtttgctcatgaatattaattaggtgATATGATGTTTCATTTAGTACATAAGCATGTAAGAACCAGTGTTATTTATgtactattacagtttttattaatactttgaattaaattcagttttcattttaattttatttacattttttgtcattttgttatgtgtttttgttatgtgtttttgtcatttttattagttttttatatttcgaaacagttttattttatttcggTTTAAGTTGTatttctacggaagaggattagggccaagaaataataaaaaataaaaccatctcgagattaaagttgttaaatttcgagaaaaaactcgctaaatttcgagaaaaaagtcgaaataaaatgttgagaataaactcattaaattataagaataaagtcattaaattatgagaaaaaagtcataatttaacgaatttgttctcgtaatttaacgacatttttctcataatttaacaaatttgttctcataatttaacgaatttgttctcgtaatttaacgacatttttctcataatttaactaatttgttctcgtaatttaacaacttttttctcgtaatttaatgagtttattctcaacattttatctcaacatttttctcgaaatttagcaagttttttctcgtaatttaatgagtttattctcataatttaatgaatttgttctcagcattttatcttgacttttttctcgaaatttaacgagttttttgtcaaaatttagcgagttttttctagtaatttaacgagtttattctcaacattttattttgacttttttctcgaactttaatgagttttttctcgaaatttaatgacttttttctcataatttaacgaatttgttctcaacattttatcttgacttttttctcgaaatttaacgagttttttgtcaaaatttagcgagttttttctagtaatttaacaagtttattctcaacattttatttcaacttttttctcgaactttaatgagttttttctcgaaatttaacaactttaatctcgagatggttttattttttattattgcttggccctaatcctcttccgtatatttCAGTTGGTAATTttaggcaacatttctcattttcatttcattcaagttcttcatctaatatttctattttatttcagcttaatTCCaattgaaaaaatgtttttaatagttttagttttagtcagggctattattataaaataattattgtaattaaaataacaattaacCCCTTAAGTGTCATCTTTGAGAATAGACATGAAAATTCACAATCCATTATTATTGCTAAAGTGAAAAAGTTAAAGTATGAATCAAATGTACTGtactaaacattttttaatttatataaaatgtatattttatcaaatattttttGCTATCAAATGGAAGCCATATGTCtaaccaagttgtgttccaaatttgaagttgatatcacaaaatgAGATTTTGTTTAGGCGCAGTACCAAAAATAGCCACCAGATGTCACCGACATtctattgaatttttttttacgcATTCTCCCGTTACAAATTGATAAATTTCTGTCCAAATATCACTTCTATCACAAAACAGTTCCTTTCCGACAATATAAGtagttaaaataaatgaaaagaaattaaagtacAGTTTCCATGGTAAAGCAACAtccgatttcaaaacagttttcaaTCTTGAGTTTGTAAGCTTTCGAATGAtacctaatttatgatgattactaaaatatgtaatatgaaAAAGGGCAAGAGCGGCAAACGGCCCACCAGTGGCATTTTCGTTACTTGAAATAacattaaactgaaataaaataaaatatacaaaaaatttattttatttcagcaactagctaataaaaactataatagcatctcagtgatactaaaataacactggttttagttaaaaataacCACACTGGAAAGAACTGCTTACTCAGTCAGTGTTTGTATGATGTTATATATGTGTCCcatcctaaaaaataaaaaaaaaaactgctttgcACATGCAAAATGTTTGAATTAACCTTCAAACTTCCTACAAAGGTGGTTAAAATGAGTTTTTAGATGGTATTTAATGCCGTTCTGACTACAAATAATGAAAGAGATTTGCGTCGGATATGCCAAGGAAGAATTTCTCTTGTGCTGTGGCCATGCAAAACCAATCTCTTAATCTATAATGATCATCTCCCAAAGTGTGCGAACCTTCCAGAAGTCTTAATGGTCGCTACGCCCCTGGTTTGGAGGCATTTCCATTTTGATTCGGCCAATTTGAGAGATGCTTTCAAGCCTAATTCACATTTTCCATTCACTGAAACATCTCTCACAGCttttcagagaaatattaattgAATTAACCTCTGGAGCCGACGTGTAATTTGGAAACATACGCTGAATAAAGCCTAGATAGGGCACAAAGATGTGCTCACAGTAAGCCAGGGATATGTGACGCACACAAACACTTCCACACTTTTCCTCAAGGTCATCCTGAGCCCGGAGGAAAGGCATTCAGAGTTGGCCTAAGAAAGACGGCAAACTAATCAGCATTACACGGCCTCTTGTTCCAGGAAATTGACAATTAAAAAGAGCTTGATATTTTACTACATAATTAAAAGAGCTCCACGATTCAAAGTGTCACGATTGATCGTTGATTTTACGCTTCAAATGTCTCGAGATAAACGACGAGGGCTCGACAACTTCCCATAAAGGATATGGTTTGGTCTCAGCGTGAGACCGGACGAGACACAAACAGGCAGCTTGGCAAACACAACCTCACTTTATGCTCAGTATTAAAACCACCACATTCAGATAAAAATACACAAACGGCACGACAACAAACGATTAAAACCAGTCAGACTGCTTCGCGGTACGCTTTGATCCTTGGATAATGACGGCTTGTGAGAAAGGGCGGGAAACAGACTGGAGCGGTGCATAATGGGTCGGGAAAAGGCAGCGGGATGATTGGTTAGTTGTTCCGTTTGGGAAGATGGCTCAAGATGTATTCGCCTACGCCGAGGAAGTAGACCACCTGAGCGATGCCGAAGAGCGGCGCGATGACGAGAGCTCGGCAGTACGCCCCCTTCAGGAAAGCGGTGGGACCTTCGTTGCGTAATATCTTCCTGTGATCAGATGGAAAAAGGGCATTATTTAACCCAAAGTTGTACTGTAATCAGGGATATCTATGAAATGAGGTCACCTGATGACCTGACTGGCCAATGAAAATCAACTGACCTGATACAGTCCATCACCCCGCTGTAAGTGTCCTCTTGACTTCCTCGTGTGAGCGACTGCAGCCGTGTCTTTATCACTGAAACACACGCGAGCGGTTCAATGGTCAGTTGCGACAGATGTTTGCGCAGCAGTTTCTGCTAACATATTACAGGCTCTGTTCCAGAAGATAGTGAGCTGCTTCACTGCGTACTGCATACTTAGTGTGAGATCTCTAGGTGAACAGTAACTCAGTTCAAGGGAGAATTGACTTGAAATTGTTTTTAATAGAGTTTGACTTTAGTGTATGATGGGAGTAACTAATTTTGAAAAACaagtatttaatattaatattatagtatttaattatatatatatataattttttttttttcagaaaacattattatactAATTAATACTCAGTATCTaaaaaatagacaaaacaaaaatgaacaatattcaatgtttaatgttcagtatttaaaacatttaaaaacaaatattgaccTTGACCgtgaatatttaatattcagtatttaaaaaatagaaaaacataaatattgaaaaatattcattatttaatatgaacaaacacattttgaaaaacaaatatttaatataaatatcatagtatttaattatatatatatataattatatttttatataattatatttttattatttttttttatatatcatatattatattttatatattatatatatatatatattttttttttttcagaaaatattaatatttaatagtcAGTAtctaaaaaatagaaaaacataaatattgaaaaatatttattatttaatatggacaaacacattttgaaaaacaagtatttaatataaatattatagtattttttttttaaatgttgatttttttttactatttaatactcagtagtttaaaaaaaaattgaaaagtattcaatatttaatattcagtaataaaaattgacaaaatatattaaaaatgttcaatattatgctaaaaatgtaaaaataataatatatattttttttaaatagacaaaactaatatagaaaaaaaacaataccaTATTTAATATACTGAATTAATAATATTcagtattaaatattataaatatattcaatatttaatattcagtaataaaaactgaaaaaatatattaaaaatgttcaatattaaaaaaaggcTAGggaataatatttaatattcactattgaaaaatagacaaaaaatgtaaaatttaaaaataaaaattgaagaaatattgtgtatttaaaaatggaaaaaaaattattattcattatttaatattcagtaataaaaacatattttatatatatatatatatatatatatatatatatatatatatatatattagcaatatattatattttataaatgaatatattatatttaatataatatttatgttaataataaattatattttcagtattaaaaaataaaataaatattgaaataatatttttttttttaaatagacaaaACTAATAAAACAATACCATATTTAATATACTGAATTAATAATATTCagtatttaaaaacacccagaaaaaattataattgatttatataattaatttttatcaacatttaatattcaataataaaaaagagacaaaactaatacaaaaatattaaatattcagtatttaaaaactaaaactaaactaatattaaaacaaatatgtaatattcagaaaaatatagaaaaatatagaatatttaatgttcagtaataaaaaaagacaaaacaaatatataaatatttaatattcagtattaaaaactgaaaaacttgaatgttttaatattttaaactattttttatttactattttttatatacttttttatttatattttcagttctaaatgaaatgaatttgtCTCTGTTTTTCCACTGATCTCAGCACAGTGCATTCTTGGATTCCCTTTCCTGAAAAATTAGGCTGAAGCGAATTGAAAAGGAATAAAGTTTTCAGTAGAGCGTTTGCATCGGGTGTGTTTCAGAAATCGTCCTATATAGGCGCTctctaggttttggaacagagcaacAGGACACCAGGAATAATTTAAACACATTGTCAGAACATCATCGTACAAAACATTCACAACAGAGTCATTTCAGCTAGAGAAACGTACCATCTACAGGGTTGACGGCGACCGCGGCCGTGCTGCCCGCGACACAGCCGGATACGAAAGAGACGTAGAAGGGAGCGGGACCGTCTGCGTTTTTCTTCCCCAGATTATTCAGATTAGCAAACAGAGGGAAATAAATGATAGAAAACGGGACATCCCTGAAGAGAGGGAAACACACACCTGAAATAGCCGCGCTGCGTTCTGTCTCAGTGATTGTGTGATATCTGCATGTGTTTTTCCCCACCTGAGCAGCGTGGCTCCCAGGCCCTTGTAAAGACCCGCGATGCCCTTTTCCTTCAGTAGTTCTCTGGTGAGTTGCATAGCTGTGGGGGACTTCATCTCCACGGGACCCCCCGGGGTCACAGCCTGAGGCATGAGCTTCCTCTGCGCCgctgcacacacacaacacacactggAGGATCACACTGAACACACTCACATAAACTACACTGACAAACCTTATTGATATGAAGACTAATGGATGGAGCACTTGAGCACTACTCTTGATAACTTCTTCCTGTGAGCGTCTATATGACAGATCTTAACTTGTGAACGAACTTTGCTAGTTACTAAAAAGTAGTTTGAAAGCATTGTCGAAATTTTTTAAGCTCTCAAAAcatttgtttgattgtttgtttttcttataCATTCAGTATAACTGACAATGACTTAATATtcagtattttaaaaaacattgaagaaaatcaatataatttttaatatactaaataaataataagatTCAGAACTGATGGCAATGACTTAATATTCAGtatttaaaaaaggaacaaataatattgaacaaatatttaatatctagtacttaaaaatagaaaaactaatagaaaatatttaatatttaatatttattttattcaatattttaaaaatagaaaaaaaataatatttaaattaatcaatttaatattaatataatggGAGAATCAGTATTTAAagatattcagattttttttttctaaaaaaaatagaaataactatgataaaaaaaaattatattcagtattttataaagcaaaaaaatattgaaaaatatttactatttaatatcaagtatttaaaaatagaaaaacaaatatagaaaatatttcatatttattttaatatttatttttattttaaaaataggaaaaatgaacattaaaaaaacaatataattcataatttaatatactaaataaataatactgactattttaaataagattCAGTACTGATGACAATGACTTGTTattcagtatttaaaaaaatagaaataactTAGAattgataaaatatttaatattcagtaagaaaaaaattaacattgaagaaaatcaatataatttttaatatactaaataaataataagatTCAGTACTGATGACAATGACTTAATATTCAGtatttaaaaaaggaacaaataatattgaaaaaaatatttaatatctagtacttaaaaatagaaaaactaatagaaaatatttaatatttaatatttatttttatttaatattttaaaaataaaaaaaaacaatatttaaattaatcaatttgaTAT contains:
- the slc25a22a gene encoding mitochondrial glutamate carrier 1, translating into MADKQISLPAKLINGGVAGLIGVTCVFPIDLAKTRLQNQQNGSRLYTSMSDCLIKTIRSEGYFGMYRGAAVNLTLVTPEKAIKLAANDFFRFHLSKDGQKLTLLREMLAGCGAGTCQVIVTTPMEMLKIQLQDAGRIAAQRKLMPQAVTPGGPVEMKSPTAMQLTRELLKEKGIAGLYKGLGATLLRDVPFSIIYFPLFANLNNLGKKNADGPAPFYVSFVSGCVAGSTAAVAVNPVDVIKTRLQSLTRGSQEDTYSGVMDCIRKILRNEGPTAFLKGAYCRALVIAPLFGIAQVVYFLGVGEYILSHLPKRNN